The uncultured Desulfuromonas sp. genome has a segment encoding these proteins:
- a CDS encoding phosphoenolpyruvate carboxykinase, whose translation MSQSETACGNLLEQHGITNVKSVQRNQCTPALYEEIIRRGEGHLSHQGPIVVSNSNYTGRSPNDRFIVQAGQSGEDIWWGDVNRPFDPAKFDALYNRMMAFLQQRDLFVQDCFAGADKDYRLPVRVISTRAWNSLFARNMLIIPTAEELENFEPGFTVVAAPDFKTIPEIDGTRSEAAIIINFERKLVLIATAAYSGEIKKGVFSVLNYLLPKRGVLPMHCSANVGADGDTAIFFGLSGTGKTTLSADPNRRLIGDDEHGWTDAGVFNFEGGCYAKVINLSPEAEPEIFKCTRKFGTILENVGLDAETRYVDLDDASITENTRAAYPITHIPNIVPEGFAGNPKNIIMLTADAFGVMPPISKLTPEQAMYHFISGYTAKLAGTEKGVTEPQTTFSACFGAPFMPLHPSEYGNLLKEKIREHNVSCWLVNTGWSGGPYGVGSRMKISYTRAMLNAALEGKLNEVDYQQDPIFGLHIPQSCPDVPAEVLNPRNTWQDKAAYDEKATQLAKAFHANFEKFADGVTEEIRNAGPLAK comes from the coding sequence ATGAGTCAAAGTGAAACCGCTTGCGGTAATCTGCTCGAACAACACGGCATCACCAACGTCAAAAGTGTCCAACGCAACCAGTGCACCCCTGCTCTTTACGAAGAAATTATTCGCCGTGGAGAGGGACACCTGTCCCATCAGGGACCGATTGTCGTCTCCAACAGCAACTACACCGGCCGTTCTCCCAATGACCGCTTTATTGTTCAAGCGGGACAAAGTGGTGAAGATATCTGGTGGGGCGATGTTAACCGTCCTTTTGACCCGGCCAAGTTCGATGCTCTGTACAACCGCATGATGGCGTTTCTCCAACAACGTGACCTATTTGTTCAGGACTGCTTTGCCGGCGCCGACAAAGACTATCGCCTGCCGGTTCGCGTCATCTCCACCCGCGCCTGGAACAGCCTGTTTGCCCGTAACATGCTGATCATTCCGACGGCGGAAGAGCTGGAAAACTTTGAGCCCGGCTTTACCGTTGTTGCGGCTCCTGATTTCAAAACAATTCCGGAAATTGACGGCACCCGTTCTGAAGCGGCCATCATCATCAACTTCGAACGCAAGCTGGTTCTGATCGCCACAGCCGCTTACAGTGGTGAGATCAAAAAAGGTGTGTTCTCCGTCCTCAACTACCTGTTGCCTAAACGCGGCGTGCTGCCCATGCACTGCAGCGCCAATGTCGGCGCTGATGGCGATACGGCAATTTTCTTCGGTCTGTCCGGCACCGGCAAAACCACGTTGTCCGCGGATCCCAACCGTCGTCTGATTGGTGATGATGAGCACGGCTGGACAGACGCTGGTGTGTTCAACTTTGAAGGCGGTTGCTACGCCAAGGTCATCAATCTGAGCCCGGAAGCGGAGCCGGAGATTTTTAAATGCACCCGTAAATTCGGTACGATCCTGGAAAATGTCGGTCTGGACGCCGAAACCCGTTATGTTGATCTGGATGATGCCAGCATCACTGAAAACACCCGGGCGGCTTACCCGATTACCCACATTCCCAACATTGTTCCCGAAGGTTTTGCCGGCAACCCGAAAAACATTATCATGCTGACTGCCGATGCGTTTGGTGTCATGCCTCCGATCTCCAAGCTGACTCCCGAGCAGGCCATGTACCACTTCATCTCCGGTTACACGGCCAAACTGGCCGGCACCGAGAAAGGTGTTACCGAGCCTCAGACCACCTTCTCCGCCTGCTTCGGTGCACCGTTCATGCCGTTGCATCCTTCTGAGTACGGCAACCTGCTCAAAGAAAAAATCCGCGAGCACAACGTCTCGTGCTGGCTGGTTAACACCGGCTGGAGTGGCGGCCCTTACGGCGTCGGCTCCCGGATGAAAATCAGCTACACCCGCGCCATGCTCAATGCGGCACTGGAAGGAAAACTCAACGAGGTCGACTACCAGCAGGATCCGATCTTCGGCCTGCACATTCCGCAGAGCTGCCCGGATGTTCCCGCGGAAGTTCTCAACCCGCGCAACACCTGGCAGGACAAAGCCGCTTACGACGAAAAGGCCACACAGCTGGCCAAGGCGTTCCACGCCAATTTCGAGAAGTTTGCTGACGGCGTCACTGAAGAGATTCGCAACGCCGGTCCGCTGGCCAAGTAA
- a CDS encoding ABC transporter substrate-binding protein, with protein sequence MGKIFFNSLAALSSFLVFVTASIAAADDPIVLGMSTALTGPTAELGRRMRDGVILGLERINLEGGIQGRQVVLRAYDDGYEPQRVAPNMQRLVVDDQALAIVGNVGTPTAIAALPIIKSHGVPFVAPFTGAGLLRKTPPERYVINFRASYVQEVTTMVRALIEQGGVRPDEIAFFTQRDSYGDAGYVGGVAALKHYGLHDVRNILHGRYERNTLAVENALADLIYSPRNIRAVIMVGAYAPCAKFIRLAKQVGLNAVFLNVSFVGSELLLRELGDESDDVIVTQVVPPLMGDGVAIVRDYLADFKRFNPSGRPNYVGFEGYISTRLLQKALLQIDGPLSREKLVDALEDLGTFDLGLGVSLLLSPERHQACRQVWGTYFSYGKILPFAWSQLPELLDSKRGHQ encoded by the coding sequence ATGGGAAAAATTTTTTTTAACAGCCTTGCTGCATTAAGCAGTTTTCTCGTGTTCGTAACGGCGTCTATCGCAGCGGCTGATGACCCTATTGTGCTTGGTATGTCCACGGCCTTGACCGGACCGACTGCGGAATTGGGGCGGCGGATGCGCGATGGCGTAATATTGGGGCTGGAGCGGATTAACCTGGAGGGCGGTATTCAGGGGCGGCAAGTCGTGCTGCGTGCCTATGATGACGGCTACGAGCCCCAGCGGGTTGCTCCGAATATGCAACGCCTGGTTGTGGACGACCAGGCGTTGGCCATTGTCGGCAACGTCGGCACACCGACGGCGATTGCCGCCTTGCCGATCATCAAGAGTCATGGTGTTCCTTTTGTCGCTCCGTTTACCGGTGCCGGGTTGTTGCGGAAAACACCACCAGAGCGTTATGTGATTAACTTTCGCGCCAGTTATGTTCAGGAAGTCACGACGATGGTCCGTGCTTTGATTGAACAGGGCGGAGTTCGTCCTGATGAGATCGCCTTTTTTACTCAGCGTGACAGTTATGGTGATGCGGGATATGTAGGGGGCGTGGCCGCTTTAAAGCATTATGGTCTGCATGACGTCCGCAATATTCTCCATGGGCGTTATGAGCGCAACACCCTGGCCGTGGAAAACGCCTTGGCGGACCTGATCTATTCTCCGCGCAACATTCGAGCGGTTATTATGGTCGGAGCCTATGCCCCTTGTGCCAAGTTTATTCGCCTGGCCAAACAGGTCGGATTAAATGCGGTGTTTCTCAACGTGTCTTTTGTCGGTAGCGAATTGCTGCTGCGTGAGCTTGGCGACGAAAGCGATGACGTTATTGTCACTCAGGTGGTTCCACCTCTGATGGGTGACGGTGTTGCCATCGTTCGCGACTATCTTGCTGATTTCAAAAGATTTAATCCGTCGGGGCGGCCGAATTATGTCGGGTTTGAAGGGTATATTTCCACCCGCCTATTGCAAAAAGCCCTGCTGCAGATCGATGGTCCGTTAAGTCGTGAGAAGCTTGTTGACGCCTTAGAAGACTTGGGAACGTTTGATCTTGGGCTGGGTGTTTCTCTGCTGCTGAGTCCTGAACGGCACCAGGCGTGCCGGCAGGTGTGGGGGACATATTTCAGCTATGGTAAGATCCTGCCGTTTGCCTGGTCGCAGCTGCCGGAACTGCTTGATTCGAAGAGGGGGCATCAATGA
- a CDS encoding EAL domain-containing protein has protein sequence MKIPPSLTVFMLVWLLIITAVLSVFALMGLGYNLVTDLSAQRDEIHRELIEKRATVERLQTMLAEIRSESLKLFYDQDQDNHHDDAVHHYTRVLLPFIARFDVKDNTDLERCQRALEDLNRFTDRADQWAGKYREVRRQYIEGGGLMRIRRLLRQLHSIADMVQGRQRLAEAVLVRRWREEPSSSAEQVANRIIEERQKRWFPFLREIRSEVDSLGQQVEQLASATRTDQMVDIRDNMLKPGLERLKRNLVILIEDHVLDDAEALDRLEQLKIELFGEQYHIDPAYQTVVVTGGLYKLHKDQIELLSQRMELDTSLQESYVGLESLNAALAQLTKSRLDALGKQTEQWLHETLEKVKHGAVVVLAIFVIIGAIISGLVRRQVRQMFLLQRDKELILNAAGDGIVGVDRSGRASFVNPAAAQMLGYDAQELLHRHVLETIPVVLANGEEVMGQDHPISQTRQLEPGLCVRSDLDAFRRRDGTIFSVEYVATPLIGSGGQHEGAVLIFKDLTQQQQAEKRLEEKKQLLDHMSNHDSLTGLPNRRLFQDRLYHAVERARRRAGEMSVLFIDLDRFKKINDSLGHELGDKLLMSVAHRLQSHLRRSDTLARLGGDEFVVILEESSHSHFAAVMARNLLNELSDVFDVDSHRLFVTASIGISRYPHDAEDVTGLMSSADAAMYHAKSCGRNNFQFYAPEMNGRAQEFLEMETQLRDALALEQFEVYYQPQYDMRDHSLVGAEALLRWNHPERGMVPPGDFISLAEETGAIIPIGQWVLMQVCRQNRLWMDEGLMPVRVAVNISIAQFRSNLSQTLQQVLEQSGMPAELLELEITESLLMEDEGNTIVLLNELKEKGLHISIDDFGTGYSSLSYLRKLPVDKLKIDRSFITDVVHDKSDAAITGSIIALGQNMDLRILAEGVENEDQKDFLLQHRCYIAQGFLYAKPMIAEDFAQILRERASKPMETT, from the coding sequence ATGAAGATTCCCCCCAGTCTTACGGTCTTTATGTTGGTCTGGCTGTTGATTATTACCGCAGTCCTCTCGGTGTTTGCCCTGATGGGGTTGGGGTATAACCTGGTGACGGATTTAAGTGCCCAGCGCGATGAGATTCATCGTGAACTGATTGAAAAACGTGCGACCGTTGAACGATTACAAACGATGCTGGCTGAAATCCGCTCGGAATCACTGAAGCTTTTTTATGATCAGGATCAGGACAATCATCACGATGACGCCGTGCATCACTATACCCGAGTGCTGCTGCCGTTCATTGCCCGGTTCGATGTTAAAGATAATACTGATCTGGAACGTTGCCAACGCGCTCTTGAGGACCTGAATCGGTTTACGGATCGTGCGGATCAATGGGCCGGTAAGTATCGTGAGGTACGTCGTCAATACATAGAGGGTGGCGGATTGATGCGCATCCGGCGTTTATTGCGGCAATTACATTCGATTGCCGACATGGTGCAGGGGCGTCAGCGTTTGGCTGAGGCGGTTTTGGTTCGACGCTGGCGTGAGGAGCCCTCTTCGTCTGCGGAACAGGTGGCCAATCGCATCATTGAAGAACGGCAAAAACGCTGGTTCCCCTTTCTGAGGGAAATCCGCTCTGAAGTGGATAGCCTTGGCCAACAGGTGGAACAGCTGGCCAGTGCCACGCGAACCGATCAAATGGTCGACATTCGTGACAATATGCTCAAGCCCGGATTGGAACGCCTGAAAAGAAATCTGGTGATTCTTATTGAGGATCATGTTCTTGACGATGCGGAGGCTCTCGACCGCTTGGAGCAATTGAAAATTGAGCTGTTTGGCGAACAATATCACATTGACCCGGCGTATCAGACCGTGGTCGTCACCGGAGGGCTCTATAAACTTCACAAAGATCAGATTGAGCTGTTGAGCCAACGAATGGAGCTTGATACGTCGCTGCAGGAAAGTTATGTCGGTCTTGAAAGCCTCAATGCGGCCTTAGCCCAATTAACCAAGTCGCGGCTTGATGCGCTGGGCAAGCAGACGGAGCAATGGCTGCACGAAACCCTGGAAAAGGTCAAACATGGTGCTGTTGTGGTCCTGGCCATTTTTGTGATCATTGGGGCGATTATTTCAGGGTTGGTTCGACGGCAGGTGCGGCAGATGTTTCTGTTGCAACGTGATAAGGAATTGATCCTCAACGCCGCCGGAGACGGCATCGTTGGGGTTGACAGGTCGGGGCGAGCGAGCTTTGTCAATCCCGCGGCGGCGCAAATGTTGGGTTATGATGCGCAGGAGTTGCTGCATCGTCATGTTCTGGAAACGATCCCGGTGGTCCTTGCCAATGGTGAAGAGGTCATGGGCCAGGATCACCCGATCAGCCAAACGCGCCAACTGGAGCCTGGGTTGTGTGTCCGCTCTGATCTGGATGCGTTTCGCCGTCGTGACGGGACAATCTTTTCCGTGGAATATGTGGCAACACCGCTGATCGGTTCGGGGGGGCAACATGAAGGCGCGGTGCTGATTTTCAAAGATCTGACGCAACAGCAACAGGCGGAAAAACGGCTGGAGGAGAAAAAGCAGCTCCTCGACCACATGAGTAATCACGACAGTCTGACCGGGTTGCCCAATCGGCGGTTGTTTCAAGACCGGCTCTACCATGCCGTTGAACGGGCACGCCGTCGTGCCGGGGAAATGTCGGTGCTGTTTATCGATCTTGACCGTTTTAAGAAGATCAATGACTCTCTCGGCCATGAACTGGGCGATAAATTGCTGATGTCTGTTGCGCACAGACTGCAGAGCCATTTACGGCGCTCCGATACGCTGGCTCGGCTTGGCGGTGATGAGTTTGTGGTGATTCTTGAAGAATCAAGTCATTCTCATTTCGCTGCGGTGATGGCGCGCAATCTGCTCAATGAGCTTTCTGACGTGTTTGATGTGGATTCCCATCGCCTGTTTGTCACGGCGAGTATCGGCATCAGCCGTTATCCGCATGATGCCGAGGATGTGACCGGCCTGATGTCCAGCGCTGATGCCGCGATGTATCATGCCAAATCGTGCGGACGCAACAATTTTCAATTTTATGCTCCGGAAATGAATGGTCGTGCCCAGGAGTTTCTGGAGATGGAAACCCAATTGCGTGATGCGTTGGCGTTGGAGCAGTTTGAAGTGTATTACCAGCCCCAGTATGACATGCGTGATCACTCCCTGGTTGGCGCGGAAGCGTTGTTGCGTTGGAATCATCCCGAGAGGGGGATGGTGCCGCCGGGAGATTTTATCTCATTGGCTGAAGAAACCGGTGCGATCATACCGATCGGTCAATGGGTGCTGATGCAGGTGTGCCGACAAAACCGCCTGTGGATGGATGAGGGGCTGATGCCTGTTCGGGTCGCCGTCAATATTTCGATCGCCCAGTTCCGCAGTAATCTCAGTCAGACACTGCAACAGGTGCTGGAACAAAGCGGCATGCCGGCGGAGTTGCTGGAGCTTGAAATTACCGAAAGTCTGTTGATGGAAGATGAGGGGAATACCATCGTCTTGCTCAATGAATTGAAGGAAAAGGGGCTGCACATTTCCATTGACGATTTCGGTACCGGCTATTCTTCGTTGAGTTACCTGAGAAAACTGCCGGTGGATAAGTTGAAAATCGACCGTTCCTTTATCACCGATGTCGTGCATGATAAGAGTGATGCGGCCATCACCGGATCGATTATCGCGTTAGGGCAGAATATGGATTTAAGAATTCTCGCCGAAGGGGTGGAGAATGAAGATCAGAAGGATTTTCTGTTGCAGCATCGATGCTATATTGCCCAGGGCTTTCTTTATGCCAAGCCGATGATTGCCGAGGATTTTGCTCAGATATTGCGCGAGCGTGCCTCGAAACCTATGGAGACAACATGA
- a CDS encoding P-loop NTPase gives MADSACSSCSQSGSCSDAEKQKCEQEHAKKKMADNLALIKHKILVMSGKGGVGKSSTAANLALALAQTGAKVGLMDIDLHGPSIPTLLGLEDQRPPVEDELMVPVNRNGLKVMSIGFLVANPDDALIWRGPVKAGVIQQFIKDVKWGELDYLVVDCPPGTGDEPLSIVQMLGENSGAVLVTTPQKVALVDVRKSVTFCRQVKLPVFGIVENMSGFVCPKCNEVIDIFKKGGGQKMAAEMTVPFLGQVPIDPRMVDAGDNGTPVVESAADSPTAVALKEIAQELMLRCINPGGGTADLSE, from the coding sequence ATGGCAGACAGCGCCTGTAGCAGCTGCTCTCAAAGCGGCTCGTGTTCCGATGCGGAAAAACAAAAATGCGAACAAGAACACGCCAAGAAAAAAATGGCTGACAACTTAGCCTTGATTAAACACAAGATTCTGGTCATGTCCGGCAAAGGCGGCGTTGGCAAAAGCTCCACGGCAGCCAACCTGGCTCTGGCCCTGGCACAGACCGGTGCCAAAGTCGGGCTGATGGATATTGACCTGCACGGCCCCAGCATCCCGACGCTGCTCGGCCTTGAAGACCAGCGTCCGCCCGTCGAAGATGAGCTCATGGTCCCGGTCAATCGCAATGGCCTTAAAGTGATGTCCATCGGTTTTCTGGTTGCCAATCCCGACGATGCTCTGATCTGGCGCGGACCGGTCAAGGCTGGGGTTATCCAACAGTTCATCAAGGATGTTAAATGGGGTGAGCTGGACTACCTGGTGGTGGACTGTCCGCCGGGAACCGGTGACGAACCCCTGTCCATCGTCCAGATGCTCGGCGAAAACAGCGGTGCAGTGCTGGTCACGACACCTCAAAAAGTCGCTCTGGTTGATGTCCGCAAGTCGGTCACTTTCTGCCGCCAGGTCAAGCTGCCGGTATTCGGCATCGTCGAGAACATGAGCGGCTTTGTCTGCCCCAAGTGTAATGAGGTCATCGATATTTTCAAAAAAGGTGGCGGTCAGAAAATGGCGGCAGAGATGACGGTTCCCTTCTTAGGACAAGTCCCCATTGACCCGCGCATGGTCGATGCCGGTGATAACGGCACCCCGGTGGTTGAATCTGCAGCCGACTCTCCCACGGCCGTTGCCCTCAAAGAGATTGCCCAGGAACTGATGCTGCGCTGCATCAACCCCGGAGGTGGCACGGCGGATTTATCTGAATAA
- the tkt gene encoding transketolase, with translation MHAETFDPVLAKQTIDTIRLLSADAVEKANSGHPGTPMEGAPLAYLLYTRHLRHNPANPDWPGRDRFILSCGHASMLLYSTLHLAGYDVSLDDLKNFRQFDSKTPGHPEFGHTPGVETTTGPLGQGIAVGTGMAMGARYLSQTLDKELFDYTIYAICSDGDVMEGVASEAASLAGHLKLGNLVYLYLDNKITIEGDTSLAFSEEVATRYLSYGWHVERVTGENLAEVDAAIERAKRDPRPSMIITRTNIGQGAPNKQGTSAAHGAPLGSDELALTKQALGFDPQQSFVVPDSVYAHMAELKERGQQLEAGWNQLCQQKCATNTALADWCSGNEPSAEQIDALLPTFEAGSSAATRSSSGQVLNALAAGLPMMLGGSADLAPSNNTHLKGEEAFTPETAGRNIHFGIREHAMGSILNGLCHTRGLLPFGATFMIFSDYMRPPMRMAALMGIAPIYVLTHDSIGVGEDGPTHQPIEQLCGLRSVPNLTVLRPGDANETAQAWKAALINRQGPTALILTRQNLPTLDRNQYASAEGVQKGAYILAEEQGELQLILMASGSEVQHALAARETLQQQDIGVRVVSMPSWELFEKQEASYKEEVLPSTCRTRLAVEAASTFGWERYIGLDGAVVGMTGFGASAPGGQLMEHFGFTADNVVAKAKELIG, from the coding sequence ATGCACGCTGAAACGTTTGATCCCGTACTCGCCAAGCAAACCATTGACACCATCCGCCTGCTTTCGGCAGACGCTGTCGAAAAAGCCAACTCCGGTCACCCCGGAACCCCGATGGAAGGGGCTCCTCTGGCTTACCTGCTTTACACCCGTCACCTGCGCCACAACCCCGCCAATCCGGACTGGCCCGGCCGTGACCGTTTCATCCTTTCCTGTGGCCATGCGTCCATGCTGCTGTACAGTACACTGCACCTGGCCGGATACGACGTCAGCCTTGACGATCTGAAAAATTTCCGCCAATTCGACAGCAAGACCCCCGGCCATCCCGAATTCGGCCACACGCCCGGCGTTGAAACGACCACCGGCCCGCTTGGCCAGGGGATTGCCGTCGGCACCGGCATGGCCATGGGTGCACGCTACCTGTCGCAGACCCTGGATAAAGAACTGTTTGATTACACCATCTACGCCATCTGCTCTGACGGCGACGTCATGGAAGGGGTCGCATCCGAAGCCGCTTCTCTGGCCGGCCACCTCAAGCTCGGCAACTTGGTGTATCTCTACCTTGACAACAAAATCACCATTGAAGGTGACACGTCGCTGGCATTCAGCGAAGAAGTCGCCACCCGCTACCTGTCCTACGGCTGGCATGTCGAGCGCGTTACCGGCGAAAACCTGGCTGAAGTGGATGCAGCCATTGAACGCGCCAAGCGCGACCCGCGTCCGTCGATGATCATCACCCGCACCAACATCGGCCAGGGTGCGCCCAACAAGCAAGGCACATCAGCCGCCCACGGCGCGCCGCTGGGCTCCGATGAATTGGCCCTGACCAAACAGGCCCTCGGTTTTGATCCTCAACAAAGTTTCGTCGTTCCCGACAGTGTCTATGCCCACATGGCAGAGCTCAAAGAGCGCGGTCAGCAACTCGAGGCCGGCTGGAACCAATTGTGCCAACAAAAGTGTGCCACCAATACGGCCCTGGCCGACTGGTGTAGCGGCAATGAGCCGTCCGCAGAGCAAATTGACGCCCTGCTGCCGACGTTTGAAGCGGGCTCCAGCGCGGCAACCCGCTCTTCGAGCGGCCAGGTCCTTAACGCGTTGGCCGCCGGACTGCCGATGATGCTCGGTGGCAGTGCCGATCTGGCCCCATCCAACAACACGCACCTGAAGGGTGAAGAGGCCTTTACCCCGGAAACAGCCGGACGCAACATTCATTTCGGCATTCGTGAACATGCCATGGGGTCCATTCTCAATGGTCTGTGCCATACCCGCGGTTTGCTGCCGTTTGGCGCAACCTTTATGATTTTCTCCGATTACATGCGCCCGCCCATGCGCATGGCTGCCCTGATGGGCATTGCTCCGATCTATGTCCTGACGCATGACTCCATCGGCGTCGGCGAAGATGGGCCGACCCACCAGCCCATTGAGCAACTGTGTGGTCTGCGCAGCGTTCCCAACCTGACGGTCCTGCGTCCCGGTGATGCCAATGAAACGGCTCAGGCGTGGAAAGCCGCTTTGATCAATCGCCAGGGCCCTACCGCTCTGATCCTGACCCGACAGAACCTGCCGACTCTGGACCGCAACCAATACGCGTCCGCAGAGGGTGTTCAAAAAGGAGCCTATATCTTGGCGGAGGAGCAAGGGGAACTGCAACTGATTCTGATGGCCAGCGGCTCAGAGGTGCAGCATGCACTGGCGGCTCGCGAGACACTGCAACAGCAAGACATCGGTGTTCGTGTTGTTTCCATGCCGAGCTGGGAGTTGTTTGAAAAGCAGGAAGCCTCCTACAAAGAAGAGGTCCTGCCGAGCACCTGCCGCACCCGTCTGGCTGTTGAAGCCGCATCCACTTTCGGCTGGGAACGTTACATTGGCCTTGACGGTGCCGTTGTCGGCATGACCGGCTTCGGGGCCAGTGCTCCGGGCGGCCAGCTGATGGAGCACTTTGGCTTCACTGCCGACAACGTGGTTGCTAAAGCCAAAGAGTTGATCGGCTAA
- the nfo gene encoding deoxyribonuclease IV → MKYIGAHVSAAGGVERAVANAVRIGATAFALFTKNQKRWSAPLLTEETINAFKQACAAQGFSPEQILPHDSYLINLGHPQTDKLEKSRQAFIDEMQRCEVLGLTRLNFHPGSHLREIDESACLSRVAESINLALAQTQNVIAVIENTAGQGSNVGYSFDHLAEIMRQVDDQNRVGVCLDTCHLFAAGYDLRTEAACDETFGAFSAQVGFDRLYGMHLNDSKTALGKHVDRHAPLGDGELGWAGFEYILGDPRFDGIPLILETTEPERWPDEIATLKRFAGQG, encoded by the coding sequence ATGAAATATATCGGTGCTCACGTCAGTGCCGCCGGCGGCGTAGAACGCGCCGTTGCCAATGCCGTTCGTATCGGGGCGACAGCCTTTGCCCTGTTTACCAAAAACCAGAAACGCTGGTCTGCGCCCCTTTTAACAGAGGAAACCATCAACGCCTTTAAACAGGCCTGTGCTGCACAGGGCTTTTCCCCTGAGCAAATTTTGCCTCACGACAGCTATCTGATTAATCTGGGGCATCCGCAGACGGATAAGTTGGAGAAATCTCGCCAGGCGTTTATCGATGAAATGCAGCGTTGCGAGGTGCTCGGACTGACCCGGCTCAATTTTCATCCCGGCAGCCATTTGCGGGAAATTGATGAAAGTGCTTGCCTGAGCCGTGTGGCGGAATCAATCAATCTGGCCCTGGCGCAGACGCAGAATGTCATCGCTGTGATTGAGAATACCGCCGGACAGGGCAGCAACGTCGGTTATTCCTTTGACCATTTGGCGGAAATTATGCGACAGGTCGATGATCAGAACCGGGTGGGCGTGTGTCTGGATACCTGCCATCTGTTTGCCGCGGGATACGATTTGCGTACAGAAGCCGCCTGTGATGAAACCTTTGGCGCATTCTCTGCGCAGGTCGGCTTTGACCGGTTGTATGGTATGCATCTCAACGACAGCAAAACCGCCCTCGGTAAGCATGTGGATCGTCATGCCCCCCTGGGCGATGGTGAACTCGGCTGGGCGGGCTTTGAATACATTCTCGGCGATCCCCGTTTTGACGGCATCCCGCTGATTCTTGAAACCACGGAGCCGGAGCGCTGGCCGGACGAAATCGCGACCTTGAAGCGCTTTGCCGGTCAGGGGTGA
- a CDS encoding pyridoxal phosphate-dependent aminotransferase encodes MRNNIVHIGAGELTYEIRAIVEIAETLGKLGIKTNMENIGDPIAKGEKIPDWMKQIVADLAMKDCSYGYCATKGILDTREFLADLTNQRGKAQISPEDIIFFNGLGDAIQKVYGLLKREARVIGPSPTYSTHSSGEAAHAGQAPVSYRLDPDNNWYPDMDDLRLSVKYNPAICGLLIINPDNPTGAVYPERILVEMIKIAKEYDLFVICDEIYHNIIYNGESTKPLSDLIGDVPAIAMKGISKEVPWPGSRCGWIEVYNRHKDPLFARYIQSIVDSKMVEVCSTTLPQKAIPPIMSHPQYPVYLKERTSRYEKFSNIAYDLLKSVPGIKVNRTNGAFYMSVAFERKRLNNTQTLPIDNDQVREMVEELVAKPGTSPDKRFVYYLLASTGICVVPLTSFSTPEQGFRITLLERDEQEFTKIFETIAESIKAYLAS; translated from the coding sequence ATGAGAAACAACATTGTCCACATCGGTGCCGGAGAGCTGACTTATGAGATCCGGGCAATTGTCGAAATCGCCGAAACCCTCGGCAAGCTTGGCATCAAAACCAACATGGAAAACATTGGTGACCCGATTGCCAAGGGTGAAAAAATTCCCGACTGGATGAAGCAGATTGTTGCCGACCTGGCCATGAAGGACTGCTCGTATGGCTATTGTGCGACAAAAGGCATTCTTGATACGCGCGAGTTTCTTGCCGACTTGACCAACCAGCGCGGCAAGGCTCAAATTTCTCCGGAAGATATCATCTTCTTCAACGGCCTTGGAGATGCCATCCAGAAAGTGTATGGACTGCTCAAGCGTGAAGCGCGCGTCATCGGCCCTTCACCGACCTATTCGACCCACTCTTCCGGTGAGGCGGCCCATGCCGGTCAGGCCCCCGTATCCTATCGCCTCGATCCGGACAATAACTGGTACCCGGATATGGATGACTTGCGCCTGTCCGTCAAATACAACCCGGCCATCTGCGGCCTGTTGATCATCAACCCGGACAACCCGACCGGTGCCGTTTACCCGGAGCGTATCCTGGTGGAGATGATCAAGATTGCCAAAGAGTATGATCTGTTTGTCATCTGTGACGAGATCTATCACAACATTATTTATAATGGCGAGTCGACCAAACCGCTGTCCGACCTGATCGGCGATGTTCCGGCCATTGCCATGAAAGGAATCAGTAAAGAGGTGCCCTGGCCTGGATCCCGCTGTGGCTGGATTGAAGTGTACAACCGCCACAAAGATCCGCTGTTCGCCCGCTACATTCAGTCGATCGTCGATTCAAAAATGGTCGAGGTCTGTTCAACGACACTGCCGCAAAAAGCCATTCCGCCCATCATGAGTCATCCGCAATATCCGGTTTACCTCAAGGAGCGCACCAGCCGCTACGAAAAGTTTTCCAATATTGCTTATGACCTGCTCAAGAGCGTTCCCGGCATCAAAGTAAACCGAACCAACGGGGCGTTTTACATGAGTGTGGCCTTTGAGCGCAAACGTCTGAACAACACTCAGACTTTGCCCATCGACAATGACCAGGTGCGCGAGATGGTTGAGGAGCTGGTGGCCAAGCCCGGCACCTCACCGGACAAACGTTTTGTCTATTACCTGCTGGCGTCGACGGGTATCTGCGTGGTTCCCTTGACATCCTTCTCCACGCCGGAGCAAGGCTTCCGCATCACCTTGTTGGAACGCGACGAGCAGGAGTTCACCAAAATTTTTGAAACCATCGCCGAAAGTATCAAAGCCTACCTGGCGTCCTAA